The following is a genomic window from Nymphaea colorata isolate Beijing-Zhang1983 chromosome 3, ASM883128v2, whole genome shotgun sequence.
ATTGATAATTGCAATCCGTatggtggaggagaaggagaaccGTAGATTTGGGTTCAAATAATCGGTGTTCCAAAGAATGGAGGGAAAGAGAACGAAAGAGGACTTTCAAGATGAGGCGTGAAGAAGGGAACGTTCGCCATTTCATCTTGTGTTTTCTTATCCTCATTGCTTCCTCTCGCTCGAGTTGAACGGGTCGGACTCCGGTTGGATCCAATCCATTTGATGATAAAGTTCCGAATGATTCGGATCTCTATGATATCCGAACTCAACAAAGAAGGACTTTGATTTTTGGGTCAAGTAGAAACTACCAATGTCCAAGAAATTTCGAACTAACGATTTTGGGTCAAGAACTCGTCTTGATATGCATACCTTCTTCGGTTTATAATTGATAATAGCGCTGTCTTTAAGAGTTAGTGTGTAGTTTGTAACAATGATTATTTTGGATGAATaggaagagtattttattatttcggTTAGAAATGTGATTATAAAGTTCACATTAAACACTTTGTTCTCTTAATATACATGGCTTGCTTTTTCAGCACTCTGAAATGTTCTTAGTCGCATTTCAACTTGCACGTCAATGCCTTCTCTTTTGCAACATATAGAATTGATGTCTTAAGGATTTAAAATAGAATCCCACTTTTATACTATTACTCACAAACTACTTGGCTACATTTTAAGAATGTGAACACCATGAAGAAATTAGTTATACATTACACGGTGATTTCTATGAGCTTCGTATTGGAACTTGGATCCGATATGGGCGCTGAAGCCATAGTTCAGATTTGCCCAATCAAAAAGATTTGCTAACGCGTGGGCTCTGAAGTCCGATACATTCGCCTCTTGAAGCGCCTGGATCTGGACTTCTCTAGTGTCCGGATCCATTTTGACGAACCTATTTAATGACCCATTTCGAAACGGATTCTGGCGGCAATCGTCTCGCGCGGGCGTTTTTTCCGCGGAACGATGGAGCAAGTGGATCCCTCGACGGCTAAGATGGCTGTAGCCATCGCGCTCCTTCGAAGGTCTAGGAATTCCCAGACTGGCGATCTCTCCGAGGACGTCCAACACTGGAAGAAGAAGGTAGCTACTCACGCTTCTATCTCGATCCTCCAGTTTtcgtcttcattttttctttcccttgagATGTCTTTGCCTCTTTTGATATAATCTTATTCATACGTGAGCAAACTCATACTGTTGGTCATGCAGGTAAGATCTGAGCATTATCTATTCTTATTCTTTTACTGTACATTTAAAATCACAAGGTTGATTAACCATATCTTAGGCCAAGGATAGAAAAAGAGAGCTACAGAAACTTAAGGACGAACTCAAGGAGAACCAAGGTTTTCATCTTCCAGATACCGTGTTCCTTAGTctgaagaaaaagggaaagttTCTGATAATTTACCCTCCTTTTCTGGTTTCATAGATGGGATGTTGAACGATGTTATTCAGCAAACCACTTACTGCAAGTGCTACTTTTTCGACAAGTGTGGGGATCCACCTCCAAGGTCACAAGCAGAGGAGCAACTTGATGGCCATTCTACAATCAACGATGTTTTATACAGAAGATTTTTAAGACAAGGTGCAGATATACATATTACTCTTACTGTTATTGTCATCTTTAATCTTATCTTCCATGTCAACATCAAGTTCATTCAAGTATGTTTTTTTCCCCGGTTTGACGTCTTCATTGCCTTCAGAACTTTTGTGATCTGTGTTCCTGCATCCTCAAAGTATTTTCCCAAGCTTTACTTAGTACTGTTTCCCACATCTTTCATGTTATTCATTCATCTAACGAAAGATTTTGGTATTTTCAGCACGCAAGGTGGCAAGGGGGAAAATATCTAATCTAGTTAAGCAAGGATGTTCGCAAGGTCGTTGTTTTGCTCTCAGGACTTGTGATTATTTTACCGCTACCAATGAACTGGACAAATTGACTACAAAATTGAATACAAGCTATTCTAAGGGTTACAAGGGTGACGGTGGACACGACAGCGCTCCCTTATATTGAAATGTAGTTCATCCTTGACATTATTGGTTACTAGATCGTAAATTCTTAAGATCCCTTTTTACTATATTAACTTTTGAAATGTCTGAGAGACCAATACACTTGCTAGGTGCTATTGGTTTTATGCAATACTTCCATCAACGCCTACGGGATACAGTTGCTTCCGTTCATAATTAGGCACTGGTTCTTGTATAAGCATAATCCGTACAATGCAGCTTCctttatgtttgaaaatttcCAGAAACCATCTGTACTTTCTTTATACATGATTGTCTGGTggctttgtttgtttgcttCACTTCAATGCAGAGCCAAACAGAGGAAGTGAGATGGAGAAGCTCTGCACGTCAGCAGATTTTCTGTTGGAGCTTGTGAACAATAGATCTATTGTGAGGGAAATTGATAGACTTTAGTTTCTCTTGATGAAACTCATCAAGGCTTGTCAGGTTGAggagatttttctttgttggacaGGTTGAAACTGGGTCTCCATTCGCCACCCTGGCACATCAGTCTCTGGAATTTATTCTGGGTATCAAACTCATGCAGTTACGTTGCGGTTTGATGTTCCATTTATTTCTTGGGCAATatcattttgaatatgaaactgtTTTTTGAGATAACTTCCTAATGGTTCTTACTCTTAAAATTACAGCGAACGCTTTACTAAAATCTCAAGCTTTGTGCATCGTGATGTGATTGAACCACCTTTCTCCCTTACATGttaaatttgatatttattaTCTTACATAGGAATTATTAGGCATCTTTGGATATATCTCCCTGTTATTTGTTGAATATTCTTTTATGCTGATGAATAATTGTCCATCTTGTTGTGGCAATTGAGGCTCCTACCTTGTAGCAACTCTGCCACCATAGTTACCATTGGTTCCAAGGTAGTCTTGCTAAAAGCAGAATAGTTTGAGCCTTTAGTTCACAGCAAAACAGCTCCTTCTTTCACCTGACTTTTATCAGTTTATGTTCCTCCAACAGTTTATACCTTTCTGCCATGTCTAGTTCAATCAACCTTTTGATCACCATATAATTATATGTTCATTAATGAGGATTTTTAAGCACATATGACAATTAATACTTGTACAATGCATCACTATTGTGTTGGTCAATGCTTACTCAGATCACCTTAGCAGCAACTATGTTCCAGAAACACATACATTTCCATGGTTCAAGCTGCATGAGTTAGCTTTGCTAAACCATTTCCATTCTGATATTTCTGTGCCCCCATATACTTAactgtttcttttaactaatcATTCTTGTGTTGGTACTTGAAAGCTTCTGTGAAAGTACTCTTATTAGAGAATCAGCATGGAGAACTCTTAGTGGAGATATTAAACAGTTTGATAACTCATTTACTTAGAGGAATGTGCATTCATACATGTATGGATGGTAAGTGCCATTTTCACTTATTTATAGAACTTTTTGTGTCCTTATGATTGTATTCTGAATAGTGTGTGGCTAATTGAATAAATTTAGGTATTACTTCTTTTTGTGATATTTATTGGTCATTTTGCTTTTGCACACTTATCATGTtgcattgattttgatttcTAATGCTTCTGTTGTAGGAACTTCATACTGTGATCCCGACACACAGTTCCATGTCCAGCACCTGATCCGTAAGCTTGGGGTTGAGCCTTATATTGCTCAACGTACACTTCTTTTAGTTGCTCAGAGAGTTTGTGCTCTAGCTGACAGCTTGCATTGTATGGATCCTTTTGATAGTGCACTACCCAACATACATGATTCCATGTTTATGATGTAAGAATTTCTTCCCTACAACTCTGTGATCATTTAATGCTGTTACAGTGAAAACTCGGTAACTTGTGTTGCAAAGTCAGCTTTATTGTTAATATATTTCTTATTGAAGCACAATGTGCACTCATGAGCTACAGTGACCAGACCTGTTGTTTGCATGCGCAGAACAACTTGGTCTGCAGCATTTTTTGTCATAGAGTAGAAGTTATATCAAATAGATATATATCTGATTAATTATTCTTAGCTAAAAATTTTGTACTTTGGTTACGCTGCTTTAACAGGGATGGTCCAGCTTCAGTTTTTAGCTGCCTGTAGTACTTGTTTCAGTTTGTAGTAGTCGAGCCAAGGTTCTGCATCTTTAGATGATCACATCTGCATTGTTGAGGGCTTATACCATGTTCATTAGTTTTAGAACTAGATTCTTGAATcgtccttttgtttttcaagagTAATGTCTGTGTTCTTTGCTTGTGCCCATTACAGGCTTCGGCTAATGGAGTTTTTGGTTTCTGATTATGTCTACACATGGATAACTAACAAAGACTCTGAAAAGGgtaaatttcttcttttcaattttcgaTGTCTCATTTATTTAGTAGTGAATACTGCCAATGTGATTGAATTCTTGGTTTACTAGCGGGAATTGCAAgaattattcattttctttttttactagTTCCGTGTCCGagcaaaatgcatttttaatgatGTTAGATGGGTGAAATTTAGAATTTAACAATTCACACTGAAAGGACAAAAATATGCGGACCTGCACATGCTTTTGCACGTTTTCATGGTAGGCTATGCGCTCTGTTTCCCAGTATAACTTACAAAGATAGAACCGAAGGTGGAATATGCTTGTCCGACAAATCAAAGTTAATACAAGTTTACTAATGTATTTCAGAGTATGTTTTATGAAATCAGAGATTGAACACTTCTTCGAACTTAACAGGGTTATTTGAAGAAACATTAAGGTGGATTGTGCAGTCAAAGAAATCATTAACACTGCTGGACAACACAAACTGTCTCTACATGATTCAGCTGGACAGGGTCATTGGTGAACTGGCAAAGCAGGTTGGACGAGTTCCGCGTACTGAGATTGAGAAGTTGGTCAACATGGAGATTCTTGAAAGTATGTTCCACTGATTGGCGCGTTCCCGGGAACATGTGCATGACATGGAGCCTGAAGTTCCACGATATATCGATTTTGTATATGGATTgatttctttttcccctttttttcatttccttcactCTGCTTTTAGGAAAAATAGCGAACCAATAATGATCTCTAAGCACTTAAGCCATCCTTTCCTCGGATTAGGGATTCAAATGGACCAACATAGGTCTAGGTTGGCATGGCCCAATGGTATGAACCAGAGCCCAATCCGATCTACCGTTGACAGTTGATCTAGTGCGCGTTCCAATCAAATCATAGTGAATTTCAATGTACCAAGTCTGGCTGAAAAAATGGGGAATGGGTATGGTTCAGGTAAATTCATACGACTCCTTTTATGCGCAGATTATAAGAACACAAACATACCATTTGCAGGTTATGGTCTTGGCCTGGTGTACTCTTCTTTACCTAACTTGGACAAACTCGTTTTTGTGAGAGATCCGATAGGACCTTCCTGAGGCTGCATAATCATCTTGTATAATTTGGTTGATCGCTGTGCCTAACCTGCTAAACATATCATTTGCTGGTCATGGTCTTAGCCTGGTGTACTTTTCTTAACCTCACTTGGATATATAATCGTTTTTGTGAAAGATCTAATAGAAGCTTCCTGAGGCTGCATAATCATCTTGTATAATTTGGTTGAAGACTGCGCCTATCTTTTTGGTGTAATTATtaactttcttttatataatatgTCATGGAGAAAATTGGAGTTGTATGTTTTAAAAGCCGGGCTGTAGATCATGTCCTTGCTGACGTAGACTGATCGTTGTTTAAGGttgcgtttggatgacaccttgaAAACATGGGTTAtctgaaaacctggttttgtgaaatcctatttttttaatgagttttggaaaccagtttatgtgtttggatgacttgtcaaaaacctggttttcagtttttgaaatttggtttttgtttgggtgacaaaaaaaatgagttttacatCATGCTTTTGAAAAGTATAGGAGACTTTCATTAATATTATctataaataattaatattattgttgttgttgttatttagaaagaaaagagatgaaaatgagCTGAAAAGTTCCATGGAAAGACATTTATCACTTTTGAAGCCACTATATACTGAGTCTAGATTTACAATTTATAATTTGATGAACATTTGAAGAACACTTGAATTTCAATAGAAGTTGATGATGTGAGACGCATTAAAACCATCTGAAGTATtcaatggttaaaagaaaaagaaccacATATGTGAATTAATTTGATAATGAATCATACATACATTAATTTGATAATCAAGACACGATGATTGCTCACAATATGATTTACAAACAAGGTTGTTGaaatacata
Proteins encoded in this region:
- the LOC116250419 gene encoding protein MULTIPOLAR SPINDLE 1 isoform X2 — encoded protein: MLNDVIQQTTYCKCYFFDKCGDPPPRSQAEEQLDGHSTINDVLYRRFLRQARKVARGKISNLVKQGCSQEPNRGSEMEKLCTSADFLLELVNNRSIVETGSPFATLAHQSLEFILASVKVLLLENQHGELLVEILNSLITHLLRGMCIHTCMDGTSYCDPDTQFHVQHLIRKLGVEPYIAQRTLLLVAQRVCALADSLHCMDPFDSALPNIHDSMFMMLRLMEFLVSDYVYTWITNKDSEKGLFEETLRWIVQSKKSLTLLDNTNCLYMIQLDRVIGELAKQVGRVPRTEIEKLVNMEILESMFH
- the LOC116250419 gene encoding protein MULTIPOLAR SPINDLE 1 isoform X1, whose protein sequence is MEQVDPSTAKMAVAIALLRRSRNSQTGDLSEDVQHWKKKAKDRKRELQKLKDELKENQDGMLNDVIQQTTYCKCYFFDKCGDPPPRSQAEEQLDGHSTINDVLYRRFLRQARKVARGKISNLVKQGCSQEPNRGSEMEKLCTSADFLLELVNNRSIVETGSPFATLAHQSLEFILASVKVLLLENQHGELLVEILNSLITHLLRGMCIHTCMDGTSYCDPDTQFHVQHLIRKLGVEPYIAQRTLLLVAQRVCALADSLHCMDPFDSALPNIHDSMFMMLRLMEFLVSDYVYTWITNKDSEKGLFEETLRWIVQSKKSLTLLDNTNCLYMIQLDRVIGELAKQVGRVPRTEIEKLVNMEILESMFH